Proteins from a genomic interval of Prinia subflava isolate CZ2003 ecotype Zambia chromosome W unlocalized genomic scaffold, Cam_Psub_1.2 scaffold_41_NEW, whole genome shotgun sequence:
- the LOC134565236 gene encoding zinc finger C4H2 domain-containing protein, with the protein MADEQEIMCKLESIKEIRNKTLQMEKIKARLKAEFEALESEERHLKEYKQEMDLLLQEKMAHVEELRLIHADINVMENTIKQSENDLNKLLESTRRLHEEYKPLKEHVDALRMTLGLQRLPDLCEEEEKLSLDYFEKQKAEWQTEPQETPIPESLAAAAAAAQQLQVARKQDTRQTATFRQQPPPMKACLSCHQQIHRNAPICPLCKAKSRSRNPKKPKRKQDE; encoded by the exons GAATAAGACTTtgcagatggaaaaaataaaggcacgactgaaagcagaatttgaaGCCCTGGAGTCTGAGGAGAGGCACCTGAAAGAATATAAACAGGAAATGGACCTGCTGCTGCAAGAGAAGATGGCCCACGTGGAGGAGCTGCGACTGATCCATGCTGACATTAATGTG ATGGAGAACACTATCAAGCAGTCTGAGAACGATCTTAACAAGCTCTTGGAATCTACTCGCCGGCTCCACGAGGAGTACAAGCCCCTAAAGGAGCACGTAGATGCCCTGAGAATGACTCTGGGGTTGCAGAGGCTGCCAGATCTAtgtgaagaggaagagaaactgTCCCTTGA CtactttgaaaaacagaaagcagaatgGCAGACAGAACCACAAGAGACTCCCATCCCAGAgtctctggctgcagctgcagcagctgcccaaCAGCTGCAAGTGGCCAGGAAGCAAGATACCAGACAGACAGCAACTTTCAGACAGCAGCCACCTCCAATGAAG GCATGTTTGTCATGTCACCAACAAATCCATCGGAATGCACCCATATGTCCACTCTGCAAAGCAAAGAGCCGATCTCGGAATCCCAAAAAGCCCAAGAGGAAACAGGATGAATGA